From the Pedobacter cryoconitis genome, one window contains:
- a CDS encoding MBL fold metallo-hydrolase — protein sequence MKKTRIRMRRLGWSGLEIESDDQTLVIDYIQDTSQLVQLRSPDEPFPEVSRPGGTSVALVTHLHADHADPGAIKRALQDHAPVFRTARATGTEADLALTFHAETKFAEYNLATEVIEAWEERKVGAFRICAAPAVDGFGDPQLSWIVECGGHRIIHAGDTLFHGYWWRIANKYGPFDVAFLPVNGR from the coding sequence ATGAAAAAGACAAGGATAAGAATGCGCCGGCTAGGCTGGTCAGGGTTGGAGATCGAGAGCGATGACCAGACGTTGGTGATAGATTATATTCAGGATACCTCACAGTTAGTACAGCTCCGCAGTCCAGATGAGCCTTTCCCAGAAGTTTCACGCCCGGGTGGTACATCTGTAGCGCTTGTGACTCATCTCCATGCGGACCACGCTGATCCTGGTGCAATAAAAAGGGCCTTGCAAGACCATGCACCAGTGTTTCGTACTGCACGTGCAACTGGAACTGAAGCCGATCTCGCTCTGACTTTTCATGCCGAAACAAAGTTTGCGGAGTACAATCTTGCAACTGAAGTTATTGAAGCGTGGGAAGAACGGAAGGTTGGCGCATTCCGGATATGTGCTGCACCGGCAGTTGATGGGTTTGGTGATCCGCAGTTATCCTGGATTGTGGAATGTGGCGGACATCGGATTATTCATGCAGGCGACACTTTGTTTCATGGTTATTGGTGGCGTATTGCAAATAAATACGGCCCTTTTGATGTTGCATTTCTTCCAGTCAATGGTCGGTAG
- a CDS encoding Rrf2 family transcriptional regulator, whose amino-acid sequence MNNVQFATAIHILTLLASEGTLSSTDIAGSININAAMVRKSLSVLSKEGLVETREGKGGGASLAKPANLILLSDIYKAVNTAPLLGKTNHPDPGCKIGKQINSHLVELYSQADNAIINRLSSMTLAGFCKKFK is encoded by the coding sequence ATGAATAATGTCCAGTTTGCCACCGCTATCCATATATTGACTTTACTGGCTTCTGAAGGCACTTTATCGTCGACGGATATTGCCGGAAGCATTAATATTAACGCTGCTATGGTGCGCAAATCATTAAGTGTATTAAGCAAGGAAGGACTTGTTGAAACCAGGGAAGGGAAAGGCGGGGGAGCGTCACTTGCAAAACCTGCTAATCTTATATTGCTTTCTGATATTTATAAAGCTGTAAATACTGCTCCTCTGCTTGGAAAAACCAATCATCCTGATCCTGGTTGCAAGATTGGAAAACAAATTAATAGCCACTTGGTGGAATTGTATAGTCAGGCTGATAATGCAATAATTAATAGGCTGAGCAGTATGACATTAGCAGGTTTTTGTAAAAAATTCAAGTAG
- a CDS encoding metal-dependent hydrolase: MFIGHFGLSFAAKKAAPKVSLAILFIATQFVDILWPFLLLFHVEKVAVVPGYTKTNAFEFLYYPYTHSLFMGVVWGIVVGGIYWLFKRDTRGTIVIGLCVLSHWFLDLIVHTTDLPLTPFGDYKVGFGLWNHPAVTLIIELAIFLAGIYVYVSFTKAKNKAGKWALWTLAFLLVLVQLLNTFGPVPSDSIMNLFVSFITLMVIIIGLAYWVSRNREIA; the protein is encoded by the coding sequence ATGTTTATCGGACACTTCGGACTATCCTTTGCTGCTAAAAAAGCGGCACCAAAAGTTTCATTGGCAATCCTGTTTATTGCCACACAATTTGTTGACATCCTTTGGCCATTTCTCCTGCTATTTCACGTTGAAAAGGTAGCAGTTGTCCCTGGCTATACGAAGACGAATGCTTTTGAGTTTCTTTATTACCCTTATACCCATAGTTTGTTTATGGGAGTGGTATGGGGGATCGTTGTGGGCGGTATTTACTGGTTATTCAAGCGGGACACCCGTGGCACCATCGTTATTGGTCTATGTGTTTTAAGTCACTGGTTTCTTGACCTGATTGTACACACTACAGATTTACCTTTAACACCTTTTGGAGATTATAAAGTGGGATTTGGCCTGTGGAATCATCCAGCAGTCACTTTGATTATTGAACTGGCAATATTTTTAGCAGGAATATATGTTTATGTGAGTTTCACTAAAGCCAAAAATAAGGCTGGAAAGTGGGCACTTTGGACATTGGCTTTTTTGCTTGTATTAGTACAGCTATTGAATACTTTTGGCCCGGTACCTTCTGATTCAATAATGAATTTGTTCGTTTCCTTTATTACCCTGATGGTAATCATTATTGGACTGGCCTATTGGGTCAGTAGAAACCGGGAAATAGCCTGA
- a CDS encoding helix-turn-helix domain-containing protein — translation MKKEENIHLKMESLSDMHRAFGLPAPAYPLISLIDGATNRIILSKLPQSHVLNFYKISYKPSIGGKLKYGQDYYDFDEGGLLFAAPNQIIGNHGNNEGEICSQYTLLIHPDFLWNYPLAKKIKQYGFFSYAANEALHLSDKEKVTIMSIFKIIKEELNSRIDDFSQDVIISQVELLLNYANRFYKRQFITRKAVNNDLLQKLDDILDEYFNSEKSANEGIPTVQYLSEKLNISPSYLSDMLRSLTGQNTQHLIHHKIIEKAKEKLSATNLSVSEVAYELGFGHPQSFSKLFKAKTNTSPLEFRRSFN, via the coding sequence ATGAAAAAGGAAGAAAACATCCATCTCAAAATGGAATCTTTATCAGATATGCACCGGGCCTTTGGTTTACCTGCGCCGGCCTATCCGTTAATCAGCCTGATCGATGGGGCGACAAACCGGATCATCTTATCAAAGTTGCCACAATCTCATGTACTCAATTTTTATAAAATATCCTATAAGCCAAGTATAGGTGGTAAGTTGAAATATGGTCAGGATTATTATGATTTTGATGAGGGCGGTTTGTTATTTGCTGCACCTAATCAAATTATTGGTAACCATGGGAACAATGAAGGAGAAATATGTTCCCAATATACTTTATTGATACATCCTGATTTTTTGTGGAATTATCCGCTGGCAAAAAAAATAAAGCAATATGGGTTCTTTTCATACGCAGCAAATGAAGCACTGCATTTGTCGGATAAGGAGAAGGTTACTATTATGTCCATTTTTAAAATTATTAAAGAAGAGTTAAACAGCAGAATAGATGATTTTAGCCAGGATGTAATCATTTCTCAGGTCGAGTTGCTGCTCAATTATGCGAATCGCTTTTACAAAAGGCAATTCATAACAAGGAAAGCGGTAAATAATGATCTGCTACAAAAATTGGATGATATTTTAGATGAATATTTTAATAGCGAAAAATCTGCTAATGAGGGAATACCGACCGTGCAATATCTTTCGGAAAAACTGAATATATCACCGAGTTATCTGAGTGATATGTTACGGTCGCTTACGGGGCAAAATACCCAGCATCTGATCCATCACAAGATTATAGAAAAGGCGAAGGAAAAACTATCTGCCACAAATTTATCAGTAAGCGAGGTCGCCTATGAACTTGGATTCGGACATCCGCAATCTTTTAGCAAGTTATTCAAAGCAAAAACTAATACATCTCCTTTAGAGTTCAGAAGGTCATTTAATTAA
- a CDS encoding SDR family NAD(P)-dependent oxidoreductase — MTQQNNNPGTNKVWFITGSSRGFGRVWTEAALKRGDKVAATARQLTSIADLKEKYGEHVLTLELDVTNAGQVKTVVEQAHAHFGRLDIVLNNAGYSLVGTIEEANADEIRAMYETNVLGPVAVIQAALPLLRKQGGGHILGTSSNLGHVVLPVIGYYCSSKWAFEAIHESLAAEVEAFGIKVTIIEPGAYATEFGSPESLKFAAGLDIYQDFKTQFFNSLSEMERGDPNATSEAIFKVVDAENPPLRINLGSHNLPWTRTAYAERLASWEEWDQVSAAAQGNTK, encoded by the coding sequence ATGACACAACAAAATAATAATCCAGGTACAAATAAAGTTTGGTTCATTACAGGTAGTTCCCGGGGTTTTGGGAGGGTCTGGACCGAAGCAGCCCTTAAACGGGGAGATAAAGTTGCAGCAACAGCACGTCAATTGACCAGTATTGCTGATCTTAAAGAAAAATACGGTGAGCATGTGCTGACTTTGGAGTTGGATGTGACCAATGCCGGACAGGTTAAGACTGTTGTAGAACAGGCACACGCTCATTTTGGGAGGTTAGATATCGTGCTAAACAATGCGGGTTATTCTTTAGTAGGAACGATAGAAGAGGCTAACGCAGATGAGATCAGGGCGATGTATGAAACCAACGTTTTAGGTCCGGTTGCTGTTATCCAGGCAGCATTACCTTTGTTACGCAAGCAAGGCGGGGGCCACATCCTTGGGACATCCAGCAACCTTGGCCATGTAGTATTGCCGGTTATCGGCTATTACTGCTCTTCAAAATGGGCATTCGAGGCAATTCATGAAAGTTTGGCCGCAGAAGTCGAAGCTTTCGGAATTAAAGTAACTATTATAGAGCCAGGTGCTTATGCAACTGAATTCGGTAGTCCGGAGTCTTTAAAATTTGCAGCAGGTCTTGATATTTATCAGGATTTTAAAACTCAGTTTTTTAATAGTTTAAGCGAAATGGAAAGAGGTGATCCTAATGCAACTTCTGAAGCGATTTTTAAAGTTGTTGATGCAGAGAATCCACCTTTGCGAATCAATTTGGGCAGTCATAATTTACCATGGACGCGAACTGCCTATGCGGAGAGGCTGGCAAGCTGGGAAGAGTGGGACCAGGTTTCCGCAGCTGCTCAGGGCAACACAAAGTAA
- a CDS encoding helix-turn-helix domain-containing protein yields MKILANGPGMMSDFVRALGATVRGRFIHIPENYGGGFLTGFSWGNELRVMIRNYHLKEDVLVEWTNEAMEEQEYVVLMLSGVFPPIVQPGVKLLPERANVLICTQAVSSIIDMPSNTSFGSVTISVSRQYLNQLFGNIDYPVVASVLQASGNFVLEMDISSEMIKTANEMLHVPVPESLESHYCKLKCEELLCHIFALLMQREAVPIGGMHINDIKAIYAVKTRLQSNLAEPPNIAALAREMGMSEPKLRKLFKQTFGKGIFEYYQFMRMEKAARLLREKRLTVSEVGYQLGFTNLSHFSRVFEQHNGMKPKKYSAI; encoded by the coding sequence ATGAAAATATTAGCCAATGGACCGGGCATGATGTCTGACTTTGTCCGTGCCCTGGGCGCCACCGTCCGCGGGCGATTTATACATATTCCTGAAAACTATGGTGGTGGTTTCCTGACTGGTTTTTCCTGGGGAAATGAGTTGAGGGTGATGATCCGGAATTATCACCTGAAAGAGGATGTGCTGGTAGAGTGGACAAATGAAGCGATGGAAGAGCAGGAATATGTAGTATTGATGTTGAGTGGCGTTTTTCCTCCAATTGTCCAGCCAGGTGTTAAATTATTGCCCGAACGCGCAAATGTCCTGATTTGCACGCAGGCAGTTTCTTCTATCATCGATATGCCTTCGAATACCAGTTTTGGAAGTGTAACCATTAGTGTTTCCCGGCAATATCTGAACCAGCTCTTCGGAAATATAGATTATCCGGTGGTAGCCAGCGTTTTGCAGGCCAGTGGTAACTTTGTACTGGAGATGGATATCTCATCCGAAATGATCAAAACGGCTAATGAAATGCTGCATGTGCCTGTACCGGAAAGTTTGGAAAGTCATTACTGCAAGCTGAAATGCGAAGAGTTGCTTTGTCATATTTTTGCACTGCTGATGCAGCGGGAGGCTGTGCCAATCGGCGGTATGCATATCAACGATATCAAAGCTATATATGCCGTTAAGACCCGCTTGCAATCTAATCTTGCCGAGCCACCAAATATTGCCGCACTTGCCAGAGAAATGGGCATGAGTGAACCTAAACTTCGAAAGCTGTTTAAACAGACATTTGGTAAAGGGATTTTTGAATATTACCAGTTTATGCGGATGGAGAAAGCGGCAAGACTACTCAGGGAAAAACGCCTGACAGTTTCTGAAGTTGGTTATCAGTTGGGGTTTACTAACCTGAGCCATTTTTCAAGAGTCTTTGAACAGCATAACGGAATGAAACCTAAAAAGTATTCAGCAATTTAA
- a CDS encoding SDR family NAD(P)-dependent oxidoreductase, producing the protein MKSKIILITGASRGLGKIWAEAFLKRGDKVIATARNIDSLKDLVATYGEAILPVKLDVNDREQCFAAVKQADEYFGGIDVLINNAGYGLFGAIEETTEQEARDQMETNVFGLLWMTQAIIPVMREQGFGHIIQISSVLGVAATPILGIYNASKWALEGLSESLAAEVKGFGIAVSIVEPNAFSTDWNAASAVRTKSIALYDGIKEALNSYFTPGMIGNPEATAPAILKLVDSEKPPLRLLLGKLALPRVQQVYADRLAVWESWKEVSAAAHGH; encoded by the coding sequence ATGAAATCTAAAATAATTTTAATAACGGGCGCATCCAGAGGACTCGGAAAAATATGGGCAGAAGCTTTTTTAAAACGTGGCGATAAAGTAATCGCTACTGCGCGGAATATTGATTCATTAAAGGATCTTGTAGCTACTTATGGGGAGGCAATATTGCCCGTTAAACTAGATGTAAACGATCGTGAACAATGTTTTGCTGCTGTGAAACAAGCAGATGAATATTTTGGAGGCATCGACGTGCTGATCAATAATGCAGGTTATGGTTTATTTGGTGCTATTGAGGAGACTACCGAGCAGGAAGCCAGAGATCAGATGGAAACCAATGTATTTGGTTTATTGTGGATGACACAGGCCATTATCCCGGTTATGCGGGAACAAGGTTTTGGACATATTATACAGATTTCAAGTGTACTGGGCGTTGCAGCAACACCGATTTTAGGTATTTACAATGCTTCAAAATGGGCACTCGAAGGATTAAGTGAAAGTCTTGCGGCTGAGGTTAAGGGATTTGGTATAGCTGTAAGCATTGTTGAACCCAATGCATTTAGTACAGACTGGAATGCAGCTTCAGCGGTCAGAACAAAATCAATTGCACTTTATGACGGCATAAAAGAGGCCTTAAATAGCTATTTCACACCCGGCATGATCGGCAATCCGGAAGCCACTGCACCAGCCATTTTAAAATTAGTGGACAGTGAAAAACCACCATTACGTTTACTTTTAGGAAAGCTCGCTTTACCGCGCGTTCAACAGGTTTATGCAGATCGGCTGGCGGTTTGGGAATCCTGGAAAGAGGTCTCAGCAGCTGCACATGGTCATTAA
- a CDS encoding helix-turn-helix domain-containing protein has protein sequence MKHFNSSEPHQNSGMPMSENTLLRLITCVDICPDTCGIAKNEYTTDFYTIAFKKVISGSLYYGRTKYDHQGGSMTYFKPGQAVELKNIKLEGSGFTIMFHPDFLNGEQLHQLIKKYSFFDYETNEALHISSREEEIMWELFRKIETEYHNNQDEYSKEIILGHIEAILKYSQRFYKRQFLNRNELTGKVISRFNQAILQYFENGALQTNGLPTVTAIAAQLKMSPGYLSDLLRQETGKSAIDHIHSYLISEAKNLLVGANLTVAQIAYQLGFENPPYFSRLFRKETGLNPVAYRKQH, from the coding sequence ATGAAGCATTTTAATTCAAGCGAACCGCATCAAAACAGTGGGATGCCGATGTCGGAAAACACCTTACTCAGGCTGATTACCTGTGTGGATATATGTCCGGATACCTGCGGTATTGCCAAAAATGAATATACCACTGATTTTTATACGATTGCATTTAAGAAAGTCATATCAGGCAGTCTTTATTACGGCCGGACAAAATACGATCATCAGGGAGGTTCTATGACTTATTTCAAACCTGGTCAGGCCGTTGAACTTAAGAATATCAAACTTGAAGGAAGTGGGTTTACAATCATGTTTCACCCCGATTTCCTGAACGGGGAGCAATTACATCAACTTATCAAAAAATATAGTTTTTTCGACTACGAAACCAATGAGGCCCTTCATATTTCATCCCGCGAAGAAGAAATTATGTGGGAACTATTCCGGAAGATTGAAACGGAATATCATAACAATCAGGACGAATATAGCAAAGAGATCATCCTTGGTCATATTGAAGCCATTCTCAAATATTCCCAGCGGTTCTATAAGCGTCAGTTTCTAAACAGGAACGAACTGACAGGTAAAGTAATTTCCAGATTTAATCAGGCAATACTACAGTATTTTGAGAACGGGGCATTACAGACCAACGGTTTACCCACCGTTACGGCTATTGCAGCACAATTAAAGATGTCTCCAGGTTATCTCAGTGACTTGCTAAGGCAGGAAACAGGAAAATCGGCAATTGACCACATCCACAGCTATCTGATTTCAGAAGCAAAAAACTTATTGGTTGGTGCCAATCTTACTGTAGCACAAATCGCCTATCAGCTTGGATTTGAAAACCCTCCTTATTTTTCCAGACTTTTCAGAAAAGAAACAGGGCTTAATCCTGTTGCTTATCGCAAACAGCATTAA
- a CDS encoding AraC family transcriptional regulator → MLHQEFEPPEELRDTIKCFWYNRRDAEELKADFEVLPDGYAEIIFHFGGACSISYPGVLQPLPSPFMMGLLNQPVLLNAKNRLEIIAIRCFPWTVFDLLELPSGKNGVHVFEHPIARLQPTLSKLIDAGKIAEAFFQVKEYFLQAWAKTTIEDNTLFKAGVAMRETKGTMPVSEVAAAAHATVRTLERKFKQSSGHTVKDVSGLMRFEQVRNQLWLCPDTNITGLAHELGYTDQSHLSREFKRYSGTTPAAFAKKAKKGKQVVSTDFVAFIQA, encoded by the coding sequence ATGCTGCACCAAGAATTTGAACCCCCTGAAGAGTTACGCGACACTATAAAATGCTTTTGGTATAACAGAAGAGACGCCGAAGAATTAAAAGCTGATTTTGAGGTACTACCTGATGGTTACGCTGAAATTATTTTTCATTTCGGAGGTGCATGCAGCATTTCTTACCCTGGTGTTTTACAGCCATTGCCATCACCATTTATGATGGGACTGCTCAATCAACCTGTTCTTTTAAACGCGAAAAACCGTTTAGAGATTATTGCGATCAGATGCTTTCCATGGACCGTATTTGACTTACTTGAACTACCTTCCGGCAAAAACGGAGTCCACGTATTTGAACACCCTATCGCCCGGCTTCAACCCACACTGAGCAAATTGATTGATGCGGGTAAAATAGCTGAAGCATTTTTTCAGGTAAAAGAATACTTCCTCCAGGCATGGGCAAAAACCACTATTGAAGACAATACCTTGTTTAAAGCCGGAGTTGCGATGAGAGAAACAAAAGGCACTATGCCGGTAAGCGAGGTAGCAGCGGCAGCTCATGCCACAGTTCGTACTCTGGAAAGGAAGTTCAAACAGTCTTCCGGCCATACCGTAAAGGACGTGTCCGGTCTGATGCGTTTTGAACAGGTGCGAAACCAATTATGGCTTTGTCCGGATACTAACATAACCGGATTAGCTCATGAGCTGGGTTATACGGATCAATCCCACCTCAGCAGAGAATTCAAACGTTACAGCGGCACTACGCCAGCAGCATTCGCAAAAAAAGCAAAGAAAGGGAAACAAGTTGTAAGCACCGATTTTGTCGCATTTATACAAGCCTGA
- a CDS encoding FAD-dependent monooxygenase, with protein MKATLKNNKSTQNQAVYDVIISGAGPVGLFLACELALAKCSVLILEKAEDPRSLLKQFPFGIRGLFAPTIESLYRRGLLDELEIHKHLKNPHSGAVQGANRQAGHFAGIPFHDGNIDTSKWTYRLASATEPSLISEMQEIETVLARRAAALGVEIRRGLAITGFHQTADGVTVQSAHQSFQSKWLAGCDGSRSIVRKTGGFEFAGTEPEFTGYTTRIDIADPEKLNPGRNVTPTGMYMQSQPGYVVIQEFDGGAFHTSEKQVTLEHIQEVLRRVSNTDVTITTLHTATTWTDRARQATTYRNGRVILAGDAAHIHAPLGGQGLNLGLGDAMNLGWKLAATIQEKAPEGLLDSYYTERHPIGLQVLDWSRAQVAIMQPSPAARALHAIFRDLMNTRDGATYMAARMWGIFTHYNLGGDHPLTGHSVPNFEFEDGVKIGELMHDGKAILLDFDSNDDLQTLANEYGDQIRYISANVKDRLTVSALLIRPDGIIAWASSNNISDYEELRKAAARWFVL; from the coding sequence ATGAAAGCTACACTTAAAAATAATAAATCAACACAAAATCAAGCTGTTTACGATGTGATCATTTCTGGCGCAGGGCCTGTAGGTCTGTTCCTTGCCTGTGAACTGGCGCTGGCCAAATGCTCAGTCCTTATTCTGGAAAAGGCAGAGGATCCACGATCACTCTTGAAACAATTTCCTTTCGGGATACGAGGACTTTTCGCGCCTACTATTGAATCACTTTACCGCCGCGGGTTGCTGGATGAACTTGAAATCCATAAGCATCTTAAAAATCCGCATTCAGGAGCCGTACAAGGTGCTAATCGTCAGGCAGGACACTTTGCCGGCATTCCATTTCATGATGGCAATATTGACACTTCCAAGTGGACATACCGCCTTGCCAGTGCTACAGAACCCAGTTTAATTTCTGAAATGCAGGAAATTGAAACTGTACTGGCCCGGCGCGCAGCAGCATTGGGTGTAGAAATCAGGCGCGGTCTTGCTATTACTGGTTTTCATCAAACCGCAGATGGAGTAACTGTTCAATCAGCTCATCAATCATTTCAGAGTAAATGGCTCGCAGGCTGCGACGGAAGCCGTAGCATTGTTCGCAAAACTGGTGGTTTTGAATTTGCCGGTACGGAGCCAGAATTTACAGGCTACACTACCCGGATTGATATCGCCGATCCCGAAAAGCTCAATCCGGGCCGAAACGTAACACCAACAGGCATGTATATGCAATCCCAGCCAGGATATGTAGTAATACAGGAATTTGACGGCGGAGCATTTCATACCTCAGAAAAACAGGTCACGCTTGAGCATATTCAAGAGGTTTTACGCCGCGTCTCGAATACCGATGTTACGATCACCACCTTACACACTGCAACCACCTGGACTGACCGGGCAAGACAAGCCACAACTTACCGCAACGGACGCGTAATTTTAGCCGGCGATGCCGCACATATTCACGCGCCACTGGGAGGACAAGGACTTAACCTTGGACTGGGCGATGCGATGAACCTTGGCTGGAAACTTGCTGCAACTATTCAGGAAAAAGCTCCGGAAGGCTTGCTGGACAGTTATTATACCGAACGACACCCAATCGGCCTACAGGTTCTGGATTGGTCACGTGCACAGGTTGCTATCATGCAACCAAGTCCGGCTGCCCGCGCACTGCATGCAATTTTCCGCGACCTGATGAATACGCGTGACGGTGCTACTTATATGGCAGCAAGAATGTGGGGTATTTTCACGCACTATAATCTTGGTGGCGACCATCCCTTAACTGGCCACAGCGTTCCCAACTTTGAATTCGAAGATGGCGTTAAAATTGGTGAACTAATGCACGATGGAAAAGCTATCCTTCTTGATTTTGACAGCAATGATGACCTTCAAACTCTCGCAAATGAATATGGTGACCAGATCAGGTATATTTCAGCAAATGTAAAAGACCGATTAACTGTAAGTGCCCTGTTGATACGCCCTGATGGGATTATTGCCTGGGCTTCTTCGAACAATATATCAGATTACGAAGAACTCAGGAAAGCTGCTGCCCGCTGGTTTGTTTTATAG
- a CDS encoding GNAT family N-acetyltransferase, with protein sequence MKSNTEDNYSLHRLLPSEWAEYKSIRLEALQSNAEMFGSSYLKEVTYSQNDWIALLENDKRAIFVLYNIDSIIGLTGVAIDRDDATSAVLFSSFIRPEHRGKGLARLFYQARIDWAREKKCSSITVSHRAGNEISKAANQRFGFKYTYTKEVTWPDGVSADEVMYVLQL encoded by the coding sequence ATGAAAAGTAATACAGAAGATAATTACTCTCTGCACCGTTTGCTGCCTTCGGAATGGGCAGAATATAAATCAATCAGACTGGAAGCATTGCAAAGTAATGCTGAAATGTTTGGTAGCAGTTACCTGAAAGAAGTTACTTATAGCCAAAATGACTGGATCGCTTTATTAGAAAATGATAAACGCGCCATATTTGTTTTATATAATATAGACTCGATAATCGGTTTGACTGGTGTGGCTATTGATAGAGATGACGCAACATCAGCAGTTTTATTTTCCTCTTTCATTAGGCCGGAGCATCGGGGGAAAGGACTGGCCAGGTTATTTTATCAGGCACGAATTGACTGGGCAAGAGAGAAAAAATGCAGTTCAATTACTGTTTCTCATAGAGCAGGCAATGAAATTTCCAAAGCTGCAAATCAACGGTTTGGTTTTAAATATACCTATACAAAAGAAGTAACCTGGCCAGACGGTGTATCCGCAGATGAAGTGATGTACGTTTTGCAACTATAA